From the Rhodanobacter soli genome, one window contains:
- a CDS encoding glutamine amidotransferase, with the protein MKPVLIIRTGRAPDRIRARHGDFPHWFRLGAGLHPRQLRIVDVAAGEALPAPREVAGAIITGSAAMVTERSAWSERTAGWIRDAMDAELPLFGVCYGHQLMAHALGGRVDYLPGGREIGTQAIEVSAAGAQDLLARGLPASFRAHTTHEQSVIEPPSGAAVLARSARDPHQLLRYGPHALSAQFHPEFNAEVMRAYIRRKHADMRREGTDPQQIFSAVAATPIARRLLRQFSRHHRWIAAAG; encoded by the coding sequence ATGAAGCCCGTACTGATCATCCGCACCGGTCGCGCGCCGGATCGTATCCGGGCCCGCCACGGCGACTTCCCTCACTGGTTCCGGCTTGGCGCGGGATTGCATCCGCGGCAGCTGCGGATTGTCGACGTCGCGGCCGGCGAGGCATTGCCGGCGCCGCGTGAAGTCGCCGGAGCCATCATCACCGGTTCGGCGGCCATGGTCACCGAACGCTCGGCATGGAGCGAGCGCACCGCCGGCTGGATCCGCGATGCGATGGATGCCGAGCTGCCCTTGTTCGGGGTCTGCTATGGCCATCAGCTAATGGCCCACGCGTTGGGCGGGCGCGTCGACTATCTGCCGGGCGGGCGTGAAATCGGTACCCAGGCCATCGAGGTGTCAGCCGCCGGCGCGCAGGATCTGCTGGCGCGTGGGCTGCCGGCCAGCTTCCGCGCTCATACCACGCACGAACAAAGCGTGATCGAACCACCAAGTGGAGCTGCCGTACTGGCTCGATCGGCACGGGACCCGCATCAACTGCTGCGCTACGGACCCCATGCACTCAGCGCGCAATTCCACCCGGAGTTCAATGCCGAAGTGATGCGCGCCTATATCCGGCGCAAGCATGCCGACATGCGGCGCGAGGGTACGGACCCGCAGCAGATCTTCAGTGCGGTGGCCGCCACGCCGATTGCCCGCCGGCTGTTGCGCCAGTTCTCACGCCATCACCGCTGGATTGCGGCCGCAGGCTGA